The following are from one region of the Rosistilla carotiformis genome:
- a CDS encoding Gfo/Idh/MocA family protein, whose product MPLPASQPNPSRRRFLTQAAAVTAIAASSPIKVRAAANDRMNIAFIGVGGRGGGNLNSVAKDPSVNVVALCDVNRRNLEKAASQHPKARTFEDFRKLYDDANDIDAVVISTSEHTHAYATMPALRLGKHVYCEKPLTHNVYESRAITKAAADAGVVTQMGTQIHATSNYRRVVELVQSGAIGNVGEVHTWVGRAWGLQSPEEAKANRDIVSVQEMPTEGMTPPEYLNWDLWLGPAQYRPFHEVYFPGPKWYRWWDFGNGTMSDLGSHWNDLAYWAMKFDAPTSIEAFGDEPHPEIAPASMSAVYEYGARGDLPAAKHFWYQGSHKPQIWKDKGIPQWGSGTLFIGDKGMLLSDYSKHVLLPEADFADFKRPEPFIADSPGHHQEWINACKGEGETGSPFSYAGPLTEANHLGNVAFRAGQKILWDSEAMKITNMDGERFLRRMNPRDGWSLG is encoded by the coding sequence ATGCCTCTCCCCGCCTCGCAACCCAATCCATCGCGCCGTCGCTTCTTAACTCAGGCCGCTGCCGTTACTGCGATCGCCGCCAGTTCGCCGATCAAAGTGCGAGCCGCTGCCAACGATCGAATGAACATCGCCTTCATCGGAGTCGGTGGGCGCGGCGGCGGGAATTTGAATTCGGTCGCCAAAGATCCTTCGGTGAACGTGGTGGCGCTGTGCGACGTCAATCGCCGCAACCTAGAAAAGGCGGCTTCGCAACATCCCAAGGCGCGGACCTTCGAAGATTTCCGCAAGCTGTACGACGATGCCAACGATATCGATGCGGTTGTCATTTCGACCAGCGAGCATACGCACGCGTATGCGACGATGCCGGCGCTGCGATTGGGCAAACACGTCTATTGTGAAAAGCCGCTGACTCACAATGTCTACGAATCGCGAGCGATCACCAAAGCCGCAGCCGATGCGGGCGTGGTCACTCAGATGGGAACACAGATCCACGCCACGTCGAACTATCGCCGCGTGGTCGAATTGGTCCAAAGTGGGGCGATCGGCAACGTCGGCGAAGTCCACACCTGGGTCGGCCGAGCTTGGGGACTGCAAAGCCCCGAAGAGGCAAAAGCGAATCGCGACATCGTTTCGGTGCAGGAAATGCCAACCGAAGGGATGACGCCGCCCGAATATCTGAACTGGGACCTGTGGCTGGGGCCAGCTCAGTATCGTCCCTTCCACGAAGTCTATTTCCCCGGTCCCAAATGGTATCGCTGGTGGGACTTTGGCAACGGCACGATGAGCGACCTCGGCAGCCACTGGAACGATCTCGCCTACTGGGCGATGAAGTTCGATGCCCCGACGTCGATCGAAGCGTTTGGCGACGAACCGCATCCGGAGATCGCACCGGCGTCGATGTCGGCGGTCTACGAATACGGAGCCCGCGGCGATCTGCCGGCGGCCAAGCACTTCTGGTACCAGGGATCGCACAAGCCGCAGATCTGGAAAGACAAGGGAATCCCTCAGTGGGGCAGCGGCACGCTGTTCATCGGCGACAAGGGGATGCTGCTGTCGGACTACAGCAAACACGTGCTGTTGCCCGAAGCCGACTTTGCCGACTTCAAACGTCCCGAACCCTTTATCGCCGATTCGCCCGGGCACCATCAAGAATGGATCAACGCCTGCAAGGGTGAGGGCGAGACGGGGAGCCCTTTCAGTTACGCCGGGCCGTTGACCGAAGCGAATCACTTGGGGAACGTCGCCTTCCGCGCCGGACAAAAGATCCTGTGGGACAGCGAAGCGATGAAGATCACCAACATGGATGGCGAGCGATTCCTACGGCGGATGAACCCGCGCGATGGCTGGTCGTTGGGTTAA
- a CDS encoding DUF4159 domain-containing protein: protein MNRKPMIIAGLLLAIAVTSLAMAQRWRRDRDWQSVGRGDVPDWETNADFPNDMFTFVRIKYQSAGWGRGGGWDTDYRDSDLNFSLRLHQLTSLNVNPEPIVLELTDPKLFDYPWIYIIEPGRLMFTQPEVVALRRYLDNGGFLMIDDFWGDEEWQNLYYQMKRVFPDREPEDVPLSHEIFQCVYPLKIKPQVPSIGAWGGRGGRTWERGPDTQTPNYRSITDDAGRIMVFICHNTDLGDGWEREAESPDYFEEMSVKYAYPLGINIVTYAMTH, encoded by the coding sequence GTGAACCGCAAACCGATGATCATTGCAGGACTGTTGTTGGCGATCGCGGTGACGTCGCTGGCGATGGCTCAACGGTGGCGTCGCGATCGCGACTGGCAAAGCGTCGGCCGTGGCGATGTCCCCGATTGGGAGACAAACGCCGATTTCCCGAACGACATGTTTACTTTCGTGCGGATCAAATACCAATCGGCGGGCTGGGGCCGCGGCGGCGGTTGGGATACCGACTACCGCGACAGCGACCTGAACTTCTCGCTTCGGCTGCATCAACTGACCTCGCTGAACGTGAACCCCGAACCGATCGTCTTGGAACTGACCGATCCCAAGCTGTTCGATTATCCCTGGATCTACATCATCGAACCGGGGCGGTTGATGTTCACGCAGCCGGAGGTCGTCGCGCTGCGGCGCTACCTCGATAACGGCGGCTTCCTGATGATCGACGACTTCTGGGGCGATGAGGAATGGCAGAACCTCTACTACCAAATGAAGCGGGTCTTTCCCGATCGCGAGCCAGAGGATGTGCCGCTGTCGCACGAGATCTTCCAGTGCGTCTATCCGCTGAAGATCAAACCGCAGGTGCCGTCGATCGGTGCCTGGGGCGGTCGAGGCGGCCGAACTTGGGAACGTGGCCCCGACACGCAAACGCCCAACTATCGATCGATCACCGACGACGCGGGGCGGATCATGGTCTTCATCTGCCACAACACCGACCTCGGCGACGGCTGGGAACGCGAGGCGGAAAGCCCCGACTATTTTGAAGAGATGTCGGTCAAATACGCCTACCCGTTGGGGATCAACATCGTCACCTACGCGATGACGCACTAA
- a CDS encoding tetratricopeptide repeat protein: MKWISHLSLVVVLFSSSLLAAADVRDAEQQFRQGEYRQALAAAKAEVDRGVWNERWPLLLIQCQLLLGQYPQSRATYEAALQRYSSSIPLRQLGGDVYRFNNDPVRGERELETILEIVRRSPWRYSDKENLIAIGRYFLHRGEDAKKVLELFYDRVRNTDANFVDAYVASGELALEKHDYAMAAKDLDRAAKMKPDDPQIAFLQFEAWQSSDSQRAQEMRSRALSLNPNHLPSLLSLADDAIDAEQFEQAEEILQTILRINPYQPQAWAYHAVIAHLQGHFEAERLLRKAALCRWESNPEVDHLIGNKLSRHYRFAEGAEYQQRALKKKPDFVEAKFQLAQDLLRIGQDEAGWKMADEVFQQDGYNVVAHNLVNLHDVLRKFTTLEAEGFQIRMDAREARIYGDDVIDLLAQARQTLTEKYAVELDEPTIIEIFPQQKDFAIRTFGVPGGAGFLGVCFGRLITANSPASQTQTPANWKAVLWHEFCHVVTLQKTKNRMPRWLSEGISVYEELQRDERWGQSMTPTYREMILGDAFTPMSDLSSAFMQPKSAMHLQFAYYESSLAVRYIVENHGFDTLKKILADLAIGLSINDALTRSIGSLEVIDQQFADFAKSLANDYGKPEAWKREAPEAAEIDPNDPFSGLVDEPSPTRFEILLKQAAAQVAAKKWSEALDTIAETRKLFEESDIPIALLSLEAEVYRQQQATDQELQVLTSIAKRSSDSVASYRRLIDIAEQQQDWEAVARYADQLAAVNPLTAEVQEQIARAAEQTGTYQRSVRALQALTEMEPIDPAGLRFRLAKSLAEVGETPAARRQLLIALEQAPRFRDAHRLLLRLNQPPASEPSPAAEAPKTDEPTEAEAQAEEGSDSDPPAEPDEPADNDEPAESAPQSDVDTQQENAP, from the coding sequence GTGAAATGGATCTCCCACCTATCGCTGGTCGTCGTCTTGTTCAGCAGCAGTCTGCTGGCGGCGGCCGATGTCCGCGACGCGGAACAACAGTTTCGCCAAGGCGAGTACCGGCAAGCGTTGGCAGCAGCCAAAGCAGAGGTCGATCGCGGCGTCTGGAACGAGCGTTGGCCGCTGCTGTTGATCCAGTGCCAATTGCTGCTGGGGCAATACCCTCAATCGCGGGCGACCTACGAAGCCGCGCTGCAGCGCTATTCCAGCAGCATCCCGCTGCGGCAACTCGGCGGCGATGTCTATCGCTTCAACAACGATCCGGTTCGCGGCGAGCGGGAGCTCGAAACGATCCTCGAGATCGTCCGCCGATCCCCCTGGCGATACAGCGACAAAGAGAATCTGATCGCCATCGGCCGCTACTTCCTGCACCGCGGCGAAGATGCCAAAAAGGTGCTGGAGCTGTTCTACGATCGGGTCCGCAACACCGACGCAAACTTTGTCGATGCCTATGTCGCCAGCGGTGAACTGGCGCTCGAAAAACACGATTACGCGATGGCCGCCAAGGATCTCGATCGCGCGGCGAAGATGAAGCCGGACGATCCGCAGATCGCCTTTCTGCAATTCGAAGCTTGGCAGAGTAGCGATTCGCAGCGGGCTCAGGAGATGCGATCCCGAGCCCTTTCGCTGAACCCAAACCATCTGCCCAGCCTGCTGTCGTTGGCCGATGATGCGATTGATGCGGAACAGTTTGAACAGGCCGAAGAGATCCTGCAGACGATCCTGCGAATCAATCCGTATCAGCCGCAAGCTTGGGCCTACCATGCGGTGATCGCTCATCTGCAAGGACACTTCGAAGCCGAACGGTTGCTTCGCAAAGCCGCCTTGTGCCGCTGGGAATCGAATCCGGAGGTCGATCATTTGATCGGCAACAAGCTGTCGCGGCACTACCGGTTTGCCGAGGGAGCCGAATACCAGCAGCGGGCGCTGAAGAAGAAGCCGGACTTTGTCGAGGCGAAGTTTCAACTGGCGCAAGACCTGTTGCGAATCGGCCAGGACGAAGCGGGCTGGAAAATGGCCGACGAGGTTTTCCAACAGGATGGCTACAATGTCGTCGCTCACAACTTGGTCAACCTGCACGACGTGCTGCGGAAATTCACGACGCTCGAAGCCGAAGGGTTCCAGATTCGGATGGACGCCCGCGAAGCGAGGATCTACGGTGACGACGTGATCGATCTGCTGGCCCAGGCTCGGCAGACGCTGACCGAAAAGTACGCGGTCGAATTGGATGAACCGACGATCATCGAGATCTTTCCACAGCAGAAGGACTTCGCCATCCGGACCTTCGGCGTCCCTGGCGGTGCGGGGTTCCTGGGCGTCTGCTTCGGTCGATTGATCACCGCCAACAGTCCGGCTTCGCAGACGCAGACGCCGGCGAATTGGAAGGCGGTGCTGTGGCATGAGTTCTGCCACGTGGTCACGCTGCAGAAAACAAAGAACCGGATGCCGCGATGGCTCAGCGAAGGGATCTCGGTCTACGAGGAATTGCAACGCGACGAGCGGTGGGGCCAGTCGATGACGCCCACCTATCGCGAGATGATCCTCGGCGACGCCTTCACGCCGATGAGCGATCTGAGCAGTGCGTTTATGCAACCCAAGTCGGCCATGCACCTGCAATTTGCTTACTACGAATCGTCGCTGGCGGTCCGCTACATCGTCGAAAACCACGGCTTCGATACGCTCAAAAAAATCTTGGCCGACCTGGCGATCGGGCTGTCGATTAACGATGCGCTCACCCGTTCGATTGGGTCGCTGGAGGTGATCGACCAACAGTTTGCCGACTTTGCCAAATCGCTGGCCAACGATTACGGCAAGCCGGAAGCCTGGAAACGGGAGGCGCCCGAAGCGGCTGAAATCGATCCCAACGATCCGTTTTCCGGTTTGGTCGACGAGCCATCGCCGACGCGATTTGAAATCCTGTTAAAGCAAGCTGCAGCTCAGGTGGCTGCAAAAAAATGGAGCGAAGCGCTCGACACGATCGCCGAGACGCGGAAGCTGTTCGAAGAGTCCGACATTCCGATCGCGCTGCTGTCGCTGGAAGCGGAAGTCTACCGCCAGCAACAGGCGACTGACCAGGAACTGCAGGTGCTGACATCGATCGCCAAACGGTCATCCGATTCCGTCGCCAGCTATCGACGGTTGATCGACATCGCCGAACAACAACAGGACTGGGAAGCTGTCGCTCGCTACGCCGATCAACTGGCCGCCGTCAATCCGTTGACCGCCGAAGTGCAAGAACAGATCGCACGTGCAGCGGAACAGACCGGCACGTATCAGCGAAGCGTTCGCGCGTTGCAGGCGTTAACCGAAATGGAACCGATCGATCCGGCGGGGCTGCGATTTCGCTTGGCCAAGTCGTTGGCTGAGGTCGGCGAGACGCCGGCCGCTCGCCGCCAGCTGTTGATCGCCTTGGAACAAGCTCCCCGATTCCGCGACGCTCATCGCTTGCTGTTACGGCTGAACCAACCGCCTGCCAGCGAACCATCGCCTGCGGCGGAAGCCCCCAAAACCGACGAGCCAACGGAAGCCGAGGCCCAAGCCGAAGAGGGATCGGATTCCGATCCGCCCGCCGAACCGGACGAGCCAGCGGACAACGACGAGCCAGCGGAATCGGCCCCCCAGTCCGATGTCGACACGCAACAGGAGAACGCCCCGTGA
- a CDS encoding glycine zipper domain-containing protein, with translation MSIQRITLSTLIVISTVTSSFAQYNQTSGAAVGGVAGAAIGAAIGENNDEPLAGALIGGALGLITGATVGKAKDNNIARQEAYAQQQYQQRMQGAVSTYDVAQMTRSGLGVQVVINHIQQNGVVKRPEVNDIIWMHQQGVPEPVISAMQNAPVGSPSAVPTTVVRAPAPVVVEEYHYVSPPPVVYRPRYYAPPRHHYHHGHRGRPGYSFGISVGR, from the coding sequence ATGTCCATTCAACGAATCACCCTGTCGACGCTGATCGTAATCAGCACGGTGACGAGCAGTTTCGCCCAGTACAATCAAACTTCGGGCGCGGCTGTTGGCGGCGTCGCTGGTGCCGCAATCGGTGCTGCGATCGGCGAAAACAACGATGAACCGCTTGCCGGTGCCTTGATCGGCGGTGCGCTTGGCCTGATCACCGGAGCGACGGTTGGGAAAGCCAAAGACAACAATATCGCACGCCAGGAAGCTTACGCACAGCAGCAATACCAGCAGCGCATGCAGGGGGCTGTCTCGACCTACGACGTCGCTCAAATGACCCGCAGTGGTCTGGGCGTTCAGGTCGTGATCAACCACATCCAACAAAATGGGGTAGTCAAGCGTCCCGAGGTGAACGACATCATTTGGATGCACCAACAAGGTGTCCCCGAACCGGTGATCAGCGCGATGCAAAACGCTCCCGTCGGTTCGCCCAGCGCCGTTCCGACGACGGTTGTGAGAGCACCCGCCCCTGTGGTTGTCGAAGAATACCACTACGTCTCTCCGCCACCGGTCGTCTATCGCCCGCGATATTACGCGCCGCCACGCCATCATTATCACCATGGGCATCGCGGCCGACCGGGCTACAGTTTTGGAATCTCCGTCGGTCGTTAG
- a CDS encoding alpha/beta fold hydrolase, translating to MLTRFPLNGVVLRAATVGCCTAFISFLALGNLSAATVEDHTFIATCDGSEQRYVLVTPDAFSSDQRVDLIIALHGHGSDRWQFVRQNRGECRAVRDVAANTGALLVSPDYRAKTSWMGPKAEADVVQIIESMKGEFRIGRVILCGGSMGGTGALTFTALHSHLIDAVVSLNGTANLVEYERFLDAIAESYGGTKQQIPDEYRRRSAEFAPDRFTMPLAVTTGGGDEIVPADSVLRLVEKVQHTNRHVLSLHRPEGGHSTTYDDTKQALEFAFKALQNL from the coding sequence ATGCTGACGCGATTTCCATTAAACGGGGTAGTGTTACGAGCGGCGACCGTTGGGTGTTGCACAGCGTTTATCTCCTTTCTGGCGTTGGGCAACCTCAGCGCGGCGACGGTTGAAGACCACACGTTCATCGCCACATGTGATGGCTCCGAACAGCGATACGTCCTCGTCACGCCCGACGCGTTCAGCTCCGATCAACGTGTCGACTTAATCATTGCTTTGCATGGTCACGGTTCCGATCGCTGGCAGTTCGTTCGGCAGAATCGCGGCGAGTGCCGAGCGGTTCGCGATGTGGCGGCAAACACCGGTGCGTTGCTAGTCTCGCCCGACTATCGAGCCAAGACTTCTTGGATGGGACCGAAGGCCGAAGCGGATGTGGTGCAGATCATCGAATCGATGAAAGGTGAGTTTCGTATCGGGCGTGTGATCCTGTGCGGTGGTTCGATGGGAGGAACGGGAGCGTTAACGTTTACGGCCTTGCATTCCCACCTGATCGATGCCGTTGTCTCCCTGAACGGAACAGCAAACCTTGTCGAATACGAGCGGTTCCTCGATGCGATCGCGGAATCTTATGGCGGCACAAAACAACAGATCCCCGACGAATACCGTCGGCGTAGCGCCGAATTTGCTCCCGACCGATTCACGATGCCACTGGCGGTAACAACCGGCGGCGGTGACGAGATCGTGCCGGCTGACAGCGTGCTGCGACTGGTTGAAAAAGTTCAACATACGAATCGCCACGTCCTCAGTCTTCATCGTCCCGAAGGAGGCCACAGCACCACCTACGACGACACAAAGCAGGCTCTTGAGTTTGCATTTAAGGCTCTGCAAAACCTTTAG
- a CDS encoding VanZ family protein: MRQIITTTVLGMRLASLTLVAYWSVIFTGTHIPSVRLPSFSNADKAYHFAAFTGLAILLAWALPKSRRHPRRHLLIALGIGVAYAIFDESTQLLVRGRSAEVLDFAADCGGLLTGLFVYSVLRSLIAPPLPKLHQPSCGGRVGM; this comes from the coding sequence ATGCGACAGATTATTACGACGACCGTTTTAGGAATGCGGCTTGCTAGCCTAACTCTGGTCGCCTACTGGAGCGTGATTTTCACCGGAACGCACATTCCTAGTGTCCGTCTGCCCTCGTTCAGCAACGCCGACAAGGCTTATCACTTTGCTGCGTTTACGGGGCTGGCCATCCTGCTGGCCTGGGCGCTCCCCAAGAGTCGGCGTCATCCGCGGCGGCATCTTTTGATCGCACTGGGGATTGGAGTCGCGTATGCGATCTTCGATGAATCGACCCAGTTACTGGTGCGTGGACGGAGTGCGGAAGTGCTCGATTTTGCGGCCGATTGCGGGGGACTGCTCACCGGCCTGTTCGTCTACAGCGTGCTGCGGAGCCTGATCGCTCCGCCGCTGCCAAAACTGCATCAACCCTCTTGCGGCGGACGCGTTGGCATGTGA
- a CDS encoding FtsK/SpoIIIE domain-containing protein, with product MTTGLFTPKRQGLLLRGLADRCANGVEQWERLGTQHAERLAALLQQQLQEKQHLQAESEAVLRESLKRWDQADEMVTSAYERNVLEARSELNRMQVEFKRRHRQGIQEIGQRCDESKKQATQVFESKKGLPAQQKTRDTNRLTAAWNEIHQRLETGREIAMKRLHQLNDPPAISESYQPPASVDQAIETLDRLTADCDEHLTQLGDDFSVRFLESVYPAIVMLLSLIVWSLGVLFMGAQPPALWLAAGLGVPIVVGILCFAIFTPRLKRITRQWYPGIEQAAADAVAVVKDGQECATKAAQTLAQQIKDQHQQALRQADETKRQQTDALEAKLKQEREQRESTLRDRIAALENNYHDSFAGVENSHGSEFSDLSRAHKQRLADANTQRLAKREQLAAAQEAEDQSVAQRLRDGLRRGLGHIDTANAQMQQQHPDWESVVAGNLGTVSSLSLAPVGYLDVADYLRRSVEIAASKSEHDPAIAAHNGSAAIAGKDYVRHGLSIADTLPEPMPNRLPVALTATEHSGLLIDCPGGSSEAVIDLVRAVLWRLLAALPPGELKLTLLDPIGRGQTFASLMALSDHDPTLVGHRAWTQPNQIEARLAELTQHMEDVLQTYLRDNYETIDQYNAQAGAMAEPYRVVAAIGIPSGLTPAGYANLRVLLENGRRCGIITVLVRDPEAAWPHDFAALPMERLLHLQVDSQGRIRHTDPLLGELPFSPIQPPPNGMAAELVENIGRGALDGRRVEIPFDDVMPADLYNDGDASDGLDIPLGQQGAGRRLRMQLGEGVRQHMLVAGKTGSGKSTLLHTIITAGALKYSPDELHVYLLDFKKGVEFKLYADAKLPHARVIGIESEREFGQSVLERLDRELQRRGELFRASGVQEVGEYRRTSGQAMPRIMLVVDEFQELFIRDDRIAQDCTMLLDRLVRQGRSFGMHVILSSQSLAGAYSLPRNTLGQMAVRVALQCSESDALVILAEDNNAARLLSRPGEAIYNDAGGLVEGNQPFQVGWLDHNRHRDLLNGLAERYPEAETDYGPTVIFEGNRPARWSAAVAEAALVGDEKKPASVHDGFGGLLGEAVAIGPPVGLRLPAQPGRNVLMVCGDADLSRDVLGISIASLYGGAMAQGKTLRVVMLDGRRSGDDAHSAAEFAIASGVPVEHIKPRDAEAKLLELAELVAARNQMDAPEEEPPVLVVIDPLERFRDLRQEENSFSFSLDAAPKQSGGSALQNLLKDGSAAAVHAIVSCGSVETVGRWLSRQTQHDLEINILGRMSISDSSQLIDSPEAGRLSPASMLVYDDSSGRMEKFRVFDLPPAEAMQAWLESRTVGKN from the coding sequence ATGACAACAGGATTGTTTACCCCCAAGCGTCAAGGGCTGCTGCTGCGCGGTTTGGCCGATCGCTGCGCCAATGGAGTCGAGCAATGGGAACGTTTGGGGACACAGCACGCCGAGCGTTTGGCGGCATTGCTGCAGCAACAACTGCAGGAAAAACAGCATCTGCAAGCGGAATCCGAGGCCGTGCTGCGCGAGTCGCTGAAGCGGTGGGATCAGGCCGACGAGATGGTGACGTCGGCGTACGAGCGGAATGTGCTCGAGGCGCGCAGCGAATTAAATCGGATGCAGGTCGAATTCAAACGCCGGCATCGCCAGGGGATTCAAGAGATTGGTCAGCGGTGCGACGAATCGAAAAAGCAGGCGACGCAGGTCTTCGAATCGAAAAAGGGGCTGCCCGCGCAGCAGAAGACGCGCGATACCAATCGGTTGACCGCCGCCTGGAACGAGATCCACCAACGGCTGGAAACGGGCCGCGAGATCGCGATGAAACGGCTGCATCAATTGAACGATCCGCCGGCGATCTCCGAATCTTACCAACCGCCAGCTTCGGTCGATCAGGCGATCGAAACGCTGGATCGATTGACCGCCGACTGCGACGAACACCTGACGCAGCTGGGGGATGACTTTTCGGTCCGATTTCTCGAATCGGTTTATCCGGCGATCGTGATGCTGTTGTCGCTGATCGTCTGGTCTCTGGGCGTGCTGTTTATGGGAGCCCAACCGCCGGCGCTGTGGTTGGCCGCTGGGCTCGGCGTGCCGATCGTCGTGGGGATCCTCTGTTTTGCGATCTTCACTCCGCGGCTGAAGCGGATCACACGGCAATGGTATCCCGGCATCGAACAGGCTGCCGCCGATGCGGTCGCCGTCGTCAAAGATGGCCAGGAGTGTGCCACCAAAGCGGCCCAAACGCTCGCCCAACAGATCAAGGACCAACACCAGCAAGCCCTACGTCAGGCGGATGAGACGAAGCGGCAGCAGACCGATGCATTGGAAGCGAAGCTGAAGCAGGAACGCGAGCAGCGGGAATCGACGTTGCGCGACCGGATCGCCGCGTTGGAGAACAACTATCACGATTCGTTTGCCGGGGTCGAAAACAGCCACGGCAGCGAGTTCTCCGATCTCAGCCGAGCTCACAAACAACGGCTCGCCGACGCCAATACGCAGCGCCTGGCCAAGCGTGAACAACTGGCCGCCGCTCAAGAGGCGGAGGACCAGTCGGTCGCTCAGCGGCTGCGCGACGGACTCCGTCGCGGACTCGGCCACATCGACACCGCCAACGCCCAGATGCAGCAGCAACATCCCGATTGGGAATCGGTCGTCGCCGGAAACCTGGGAACGGTCTCTTCGCTCTCCCTCGCACCGGTCGGCTATCTCGATGTCGCCGATTATTTGCGACGGTCGGTCGAGATTGCAGCTTCGAAAAGCGAGCACGATCCGGCCATCGCCGCTCACAACGGATCGGCCGCGATCGCCGGCAAGGACTACGTCCGCCATGGGCTCTCGATCGCCGACACGTTGCCCGAACCGATGCCCAATCGGTTGCCCGTCGCGTTGACCGCGACCGAACATTCGGGGCTGTTGATCGATTGTCCGGGAGGCAGCAGCGAAGCGGTGATCGATTTGGTGCGGGCCGTTTTGTGGAGACTGTTGGCCGCGCTGCCGCCGGGAGAATTAAAGCTGACGCTGTTGGATCCGATCGGGCGCGGGCAGACCTTTGCCTCGCTGATGGCACTCTCGGATCACGATCCCACGCTGGTCGGGCACCGCGCCTGGACCCAGCCGAATCAGATCGAAGCCCGTTTGGCCGAACTGACGCAGCACATGGAAGACGTGCTGCAAACCTATCTCCGCGACAACTATGAAACGATCGACCAATACAATGCTCAAGCCGGTGCGATGGCCGAACCGTACCGCGTCGTCGCGGCGATCGGCATCCCCAGCGGGCTGACTCCCGCCGGCTACGCCAACCTGCGCGTGCTGCTAGAGAACGGCCGCCGTTGTGGAATCATCACCGTCCTGGTCCGCGATCCAGAGGCGGCCTGGCCTCACGATTTTGCCGCGTTGCCGATGGAACGACTGCTCCATTTACAAGTCGATTCGCAGGGGCGGATCCGGCACACCGATCCACTATTGGGCGAGCTGCCGTTTTCGCCAATCCAACCGCCTCCCAACGGAATGGCGGCGGAACTTGTCGAGAATATCGGTCGTGGAGCGCTCGATGGCCGCCGCGTCGAAATTCCGTTCGACGATGTGATGCCAGCGGATCTGTACAACGATGGCGACGCTTCCGACGGGCTCGACATTCCGCTGGGCCAGCAAGGGGCAGGACGTCGGTTGCGGATGCAATTGGGCGAAGGGGTTCGCCAACACATGCTGGTCGCCGGTAAAACCGGGTCGGGTAAAAGTACGCTGCTGCACACGATCATCACCGCCGGGGCGCTGAAGTACAGCCCCGACGAACTGCATGTCTATCTGTTGGACTTCAAAAAAGGGGTCGAGTTCAAACTGTACGCCGACGCGAAACTGCCGCATGCCCGCGTGATCGGAATCGAAAGCGAACGGGAATTCGGCCAAAGTGTGCTGGAACGACTCGATCGCGAACTGCAGCGTCGCGGTGAATTGTTCCGAGCCAGCGGCGTGCAAGAGGTGGGCGAATACCGCCGCACATCGGGCCAAGCGATGCCGCGGATCATGCTTGTCGTCGACGAGTTCCAAGAGCTATTCATCCGCGACGACCGGATCGCTCAAGATTGCACGATGCTGTTAGATCGCTTGGTCCGGCAGGGGCGATCGTTTGGTATGCACGTCATCTTGAGCAGCCAGTCGCTGGCAGGTGCGTATTCGCTGCCTCGTAATACGCTCGGTCAGATGGCGGTTCGCGTGGCGCTGCAGTGCAGTGAATCGGACGCGTTGGTGATCCTAGCCGAAGACAACAACGCCGCCCGTTTGCTGAGCCGGCCGGGTGAAGCGATCTACAACGACGCCGGTGGTTTGGTCGAAGGGAACCAACCGTTCCAAGTCGGATGGTTGGACCACAATCGCCACCGCGATCTGTTGAACGGTCTCGCCGAACGTTATCCCGAAGCGGAAACCGATTACGGTCCGACGGTGATCTTCGAAGGAAATCGCCCGGCCCGTTGGTCCGCTGCCGTCGCAGAGGCGGCGCTGGTGGGGGACGAAAAGAAACCGGCTTCGGTTCACGATGGCTTTGGCGGTCTGTTGGGCGAAGCGGTTGCGATCGGCCCGCCGGTTGGATTGCGATTGCCCGCCCAGCCCGGCCGCAACGTGTTGATGGTCTGCGGCGATGCCGACCTGTCGCGCGATGTCCTGGGCATTTCGATCGCGTCGCTCTATGGCGGTGCGATGGCTCAAGGGAAAACGCTGCGCGTCGTGATGCTCGACGGGCGTCGTTCGGGCGACGATGCCCATTCGGCGGCGGAGTTCGCCATCGCCAGCGGCGTGCCAGTGGAACATATCAAGCCGCGCGATGCCGAGGCGAAGCTGTTAGAGCTTGCCGAACTGGTCGCTGCTCGAAATCAAATGGATGCTCCCGAAGAGGAGCCGCCGGTGCTGGTGGTGATCGATCCGTTGGAACGCTTCCGCGACCTGCGGCAGGAGGAGAACTCGTTCAGCTTTTCGCTCGACGCCGCCCCCAAGCAGAGTGGCGGATCGGCGTTGCAGAACCTATTAAAGGATGGATCGGCGGCGGCGGTGCATGCAATCGTCAGCTGTGGCAGTGTCGAGACGGTTGGCCGATGGTTGTCGCGGCAAACGCAACACGATCTGGAGATCAACATCCTGGGGCGGATGAGCATCAGCGACTCGTCTCAGCTGATCGACAGTCCTGAAGCGGGGCGTCTTAGCCCCGCGTCGATGCTGGTTTACGACGACTCGAGCGGCCGGATGGAGAAGTTCCGCGTCTTTGACCTGCCCCCCGCCGAGGCGATGCAAGCGTGGCTGGAGAGTCGGACGGTTGGCAAAAATTAG